Genomic DNA from Salvia miltiorrhiza cultivar Shanhuang (shh) chromosome 1, IMPLAD_Smil_shh, whole genome shotgun sequence:
TTGCATGACGAATACCTCCGAATGAGTGCACAAACCATAAGACGATCAGTTGAAAAATTCGTTGAAGGTGTAATTAACAACTTCGGAGATGAATACCTCAGAAAGCCAAATGAAGAAGACCTATCATATTTGCTGCATGTCGGTGAACAACGAGGTTTTCCAGGTATGTTGGGCAGtattgattgcatgcattgggaaTGGAAAAATTGCCCTACTGCATGGGCAGGGCAATATGCAGGAAGAAATGGTAAGGCGACAATCATTTTGGAAGCAGTTGCATCTCAAGATTTATGGATCTGGCATGCATTTTTTGGAACTCCGGGTTCCAGAAATGATATCAACGTGCTTGAACAATCTCCTGTGTTCAAGGACATCTTGGAAGGTCGAGCACCGGAAGTTAGTTATGTTGTAAATGGTCACGAGAAGAATATGTGATATTATCTTACTAATGGCATATATCCCCAATGGGCAGTATTTGTCAAATCTATTAATGGTCCACAGATTAGGAAGCACCAACTGTTTGCCCAACATCAAGAGGCTGCTCGAAAAGATGTTGAAAGGGCATTTGGTGTTTTACAGGCTCGTTTCCATTTTATCAAAAGACCATGTCTTATGTGGGATCGTGATATGATGGGAAAAGTGATGTTAGCTTGCATAATTATGCACAATATGATAGTGGAAGATGAGAGGCACACTTACCTTAATTATTGTGATCCTGCAGAATTTATGGAAGCTAGAAGATTTAGTAATCAGAGTGGAGATGTGGAAGAAAATGAAGATCCAAATTTTGAGTTCTCTACAGAACGGATTGCAAGTCTCTCTAGCTATATGAGAAATAGATCACAAGTTCGTAACAGAGAAGCTCACAGTGCTTTAAAAAATGACTTGATCGAGCATATTTGGCAGAAGTTTGGCCGTGAAAATTGAATGTATAATTTTTCTGTGTCTATTAGTATCGACGGTTTGTTTGTAATATTGCAATGCtattattgtaatttatatttttaatttagtttgtgTAATTTTTGTATTGCCTTTTAATTTCATAGTTATTACTcgatttttagttttaaaatttttataatttcttgttttaatcataattttatatattatttttaacaaaaataattattaatgattaaaaattataataaaaataattatagataacattgtggttgggtggttggatgGTCATGGATAAATCATTCAAAATAGATGTGGTTGGGTTGGATGAAAATTGatgatgtggaagagagagaaattaattaaatattaaagaggtTGGATGGTTGAGTGATTGGAATGGTTGCTGTTATTTATGGTCTTAGGGGTTAATCCCTCAAATCTTATTTTTTGGATGATTCCACAATTTCCACTTAGCCGCATATATTAGGATAGAAGTTAGGTTTATTTTGGTGGTTGACTTAGTTTTACACTACACGTTTTATTCCTTAGGTTTAGTTgttgtttttacttttttctctctctcttaaagTTGGCGGCTGAACATCAAGCTATTGGCAGACGAATTTTTCTTTTGATTCTTCAAAGtggtgatttatttttattgcaatttatttattgttttgatttttatgaatgcttttatttatttgattgtttctagtttaattatgagtagctaatttaTTAATTCGgtgagaataatgaagtattaatttaataatctgtgagacctaattgagcataaaattggttcctattgatttcgatttgttccttgtgtttaaagatagttctgatttaatttaagcCTGACCAACTTAggttaaattggattacagtcaattggttcccccaatctgtaattgttggaatagagctgattagtgataaagctaccatgttcgtagtaggaataaattggtggatgaattattactagcgtatctaggataatttatctaaactgggttccttcatcttaatgctattagaatattaaatctaggtctggcgtctccagctaggttatattttaatacgggaaataagcaggtctggcgtctccagctgtctatcgacacagtaagtaggaattggggtacgtccgttgcgtttcacggtatcctataactggttggttgatagggattaatttatctttgcgtcAATGAACAGagttattaaattaatatagatttattcgagccgagttaccttttctTTGATTTATTTCTAGTGTGATTTtcgttgatttatttattttcttagtaaattaatttttctatcactttaaggcgtggtggctacaccaatttTAGATCTTTAGGAAATTGATTGCAATTACCCGTTCTCTGTGATTCGACCCCGCTTGTTACTATACTCATTTAATTCTTGGTAAGATTGCAGCAATTATTTGGAggaatacgacgtccaccaaaatGTCAAACTAATATGGTTGCATTTGAATTGGTAGAAAGGTTGGGATTGGATTGCCTGCAAAGGCATGGCCAAAAGTTGAGTTTTGGAGTTGCTTGAAATGACAAGGGATGGTGTAGGGTGGCTGATAGGAAGCATAGGGTATGAGTGTCGATTGAACAAATAAATCTTTTGGGTTAAATTATCGGAAGTGTAATATTTCTTCAGggttcataattaaaaaaaaattcgtgtAAATGCTAaatgtttaatttaaataaatatgaaatgcataaaatttaaataactaaaatttataaAAGAATTTGCAAATtgtttgttggaattaaattaaatttattttcttttatccaGCGTCAATCATCATAATTTataagttcaaaattaatctaaatTTAGTAGGAAAagaacggggtattacaactttaaatcttaaattattttCACATCATAAGTTATACCTTCAACTATGGCAAATCTTTTGTGTAACTTTGAACTATTGAAAAATTGATGTGGCGCTCCGGACAACAACAATCACAATGTTCgtgttaatttttttgtaattttcttaGATAGAATCATAGATGGCATGTCATCAGAAAAAGTCCACAAATTTCCCAACCTCTTTCTCTCTGTTGTGATACCCTGCATCACCGGCAAGAATCTGTACACGAGGTTCAGCTGCAGCAGCGAGCCCATGCGCATAAACATGGACGCCAGTTGTAGCGAATTGGATCAGACAAGGTGCTCAAGAACCTCATCTGGGAGGCTTCAACACTAACGCCAACAATATCGTCCCCGCCGTCCAAAATCTCGCACAGACTTCCCACTACATTACCATCAACTTTGAATTTATTAagcttaataattaattattgattttaaaattggaaAAAAGCCTACAAACACCAAACACATGCTAGCTATTAACTGTTAGGTACTTAAAATTCACACGCAATACTTCATTgctaatttgaatttggatATATAGCGTGATTATATGTTTTCGCCACTTTAATGCTTGTTGATTCCTTCAACTTCTTTCTTTATAAACAGGGACGGATATTGCACCTATAAATGAAGCTAagttgattgattaattttataaaaatatcaaagCTTTCAGCGCCTCCAAAATGAATGAAATTCAATTGCATCTCTTCATATTTCCTGCTTTCTTATCACTATTCCTGTTATGGTCCATTAAAAGATGGTTGTACAAACCCGATCCAAAAAAGAAATCACCACCATCACCACCAAAGCTACCGATAATCGGACACATCCATCAACTCGGCTCACTACCTCACCAGAGCCTCCACTCACTGGCCCAAAAATACGGGCCATTGATGCTTCTTCACTTCGGTAGAGTTCCGGTGCTGGTTGTTTCCTCAGCTGATGCCGCTTCAGAAATCTTGAAAACTCATGATCTCGCCTTTGCTAGCCGCCCTGATTTCAAGGCTTTCAAGAAACTTATGTATGATGGTAAGAATATCACGTTTTCGCCTTATGGCGAATACTGGAGGAAGATGAAGAGCATGTTTGCTCTTCAGCTTCTCAACGCCAGAAGGGTCCAATCGTTCCGTCCTATTAGGGAAGACGAGACGGCCCTTCTGGTGAAAAGGATTGGAGAATCCTTAGGAACGGTGAATTTGAGTGAGATGTTTGCCGAGGTAACTAATGATGTGATTTGTAGATCTGCTTTTGGTACCAAATACAGAGTGATGGGAAATGGGAAGCAGCTCATGAAATTGTTGGTAGAATTAATGGAACTTTTAGGGAGCATCAGTATTGGGGATTTCGTTCCATGGCTGGGCTGGATCGACCGTGTTAGTGGTTTGGATCATAAATTGAAGTATGTTGGCAAAGAGGTCGATGATTTCCTTGAGCATGTAATCAGACAGCGTGTCGAAGCTCGAAAGAGGAAGGCCATCTTGGAGAAAGGTGGAGAAAGTTTTCTTGATGTTTTGCTTGAGATTTACGACGAAAACGCTGCTGCTGATTCCATTTCTATTGGAAGAGACAACATTAAAGCACTAATTTTGGTGAGTGTTCACACCAATATTCTCGCTTCAGATCCTCTATTCTAATTTACTTTTTctacattaattattatattacttAATTAATAATCCATCATTACGACTTATTGTTCCATTTCTAAATTTTAAACATCGATAAATACAAATAGTTTCATcatagtaatttttattttcattagaTCACTTGATATTCGTTGTTCCACACTTcatgtctcatttttttttattttttttattttctttcatattctttttcttcaatttcagttttatatgctttatttaattttatttttaactctaTCTAGTTAGAAtaagtatataattatttttattatttattgttacTTTTACTAGTTAATAATTGGTTATTAGGATTGATAAATCTAAAATTAAGGTATataagtttttaaaattttaatttttgtaaaataaaagtTAAGTATAAttctattatattaataaaatctatttttataaataaaatattattaaaacaatatatataataatgagATACAGTGGCACAGAAAATTATAGACACTCTCATCTATTAGCATGCTTCTTCCTCATATAGGCCGTTTGCAAGCCTATGCTATAAAATGTAGGTCTAGCCGATTTAAGCCCATCGTGAACACATTAATGGAATCAGGTTGGGCAAGCTAGATATTTCTTGGGCTGGGTAAAAAataggggttaatgcctaaggtcaaaggtcttggTTCGAGTCTCCTGTGGCACggtcatttaatttttttatttaatattgtaaatttataaaaaaaaataggggtGTAAATGTGTAATCATATTTGACAATTTTCATGTATATTGAT
This window encodes:
- the LOC131011753 gene encoding uncharacterized protein LOC131011753; its protein translation is MIEDVAFSIPTLSLQPTNHTNRARRRFIERQREKGHEGVFEQYFSDDPIYTPEVFRTRFRMRKPLFERIMSKLVATDQFFQQNRDAAGRLGMSSIQKCTAAMRVLAYGTGADLHDEYLRMSAQTIRRSVEKFVEGVINNFGDEYLRKPNEEDLSYLLHVGEQRGFPGMLGSIDCMHWEWKNCPTAWAGQYAGRNGKATIILEAVASQDLWIWHAFFGTPGSRNDINVLEQSPVFKDILEGRAPEVSYVVNGHEKNM
- the LOC131005118 gene encoding cytochrome P450 71A8-like codes for the protein MNEIQLHLFIFPAFLSLFLLWSIKRWLYKPDPKKKSPPSPPKLPIIGHIHQLGSLPHQSLHSLAQKYGPLMLLHFGRVPVLVVSSADAASEILKTHDLAFASRPDFKAFKKLMYDGKNITFSPYGEYWRKMKSMFALQLLNARRVQSFRPIREDETALLVKRIGESLGTVNLSEMFAEVTNDVICRSAFGTKYRVMGNGKQLMKLLVELMELLGSISIGDFVPWLGWIDRVSGLDHKLKYVGKEVDDFLEHVIRQRVEARKRKAILEKGGESFLDVLLEIYDENAAADSISIGRDNIKALILDVIEGGSDTISTTLEWVMTELLRHPTVMKILQKEVREIVKDKKDISEDDIGKMQYLKAVIKESFRYHPPAPLLAHRVAREDVKVKSYDISKGTLVMVNVWSIGRDPCYWDEPEKFKPERFLTNLKESSFGWIPFGAGRRGCPGMTYSMAMIELLVANIVHKFDWKLPKGVVLDMTERAGITIHRATPLLALASKAT